Genomic window (Deltaproteobacteria bacterium):
AGAACCCGTCAAGGTCTCCGCTTCGCCACCATTTGAATGTGTTGTCTGACATTACCTTTTTCTCCTTACAAATAAACTATCAATAAACTACATCAAGCAGCTTTTACCCCACTTTAGTAAAGGGGGGCAAGGGGGGATTTGATCAAAATCACAAAGCCTCCCATATTACTTCTAAAATCCCATCGATATTTTCAAAAACTTCTTTATTCGAAAACCTTAAGATTCTAAGGCCCATATTTTCCATATAATCATCTCTTTCCTTATCGCGTTCCTTGCCTTCTCCGAGATAGTGTTGTCCACCATCAATTTCAATAACAAGTTTAGCTTTTGGGCAATAGAAGTCAGCAATGTAATTACCTATCGGTTTTTGCCTATAAAACTGATATCCTTTTAATTGATTCTTTCGTACCTTTGACCACAGAAGCCTTTCAGCATCGGTCATATTATTTCTTAGATCCCGTGAGTACTGTTTTAAACTTTTTTTGTAAGGAAGCATGTTTTAAATCCCTCCCAGCCTCCCTTTTCAAAGGGAGGAGTTATAAAACCGAGAAGAAAAGATGATAGTTTAAATGGTGTTGGGAAAAATATTTATCGAAGGGTTGCTATTAAAGGCGGTTAACTACCGCCTCTGATTTATGATAATTATCTTAAAGCTATTCCAAATAATCCCTTTTCCCAAAAATAGCGCTGCCCACACGAACAAAAGTAGCCCCCTCTTCAACGGCTACCTCATAATCGCCACTCATTCCCATAGAAAGATGCGTCATTTCCACATTGGGAATATTCATGGCGTCAATGCTGTCTCTCATTTCCTTTAGCTTTTTGTAGTAAGGCCTCGAATTTTCGGGATTATCACTGAAGGGAGGAATGATCATGAGCCCCTTTACTTTGAGACGGGGCAAAAAAGAGATTTTTTTAACAAGATCAGCCGTCTCTGATTCTTTTGTGCCTCCCTTTTGTTCCTCTTCGGCAATATTGACCTGGACGAGAACAGGCAAGAGATCCGACTTTAGTTCCTTTCCTCTTTCCAGGGCCTTTTCCATGGCATCATTAAGAGATTGGGCCAATTCCAAGGAATCAACGGAATGGACCATATCAAAAAGACCGGGAATATATTTGGCCTTGTTCTTCTGAAGCCGCCCGATCATGTGCCACTGAGCGCCTTCATCAACGAGGGGGACCTTGTCGCGCGCCTCCTGTACCCTGTTTTCTCCAAAAAGTGACTGACCGGCCTTAACCGCTTCCTTAACATACCCGGCATCAAAAGTTTTGGAAACGGCCACAAGATGCACCTCGTCCGTATTTCTACCGGACCTTTCGGCAGCTTTCGCTATTTTTTCCCCGACGTAAATCAGGTTTTCTTCGATGTGACTCATTTTGAAAACAAGCTCACGGCGCCTGCCATTTCAAGATCATTGACGATCTGGCAAACAGGCAACCCCACCACGTTACTATATGAGCCTTCTATCCTTTCTACCATAAAGGAACCGATACCCTGGATGGCATAGCCGCCGGCCTTATCCATCGGTTCCCCCGATTCAACGTAACCGACGATTTCCCTGGGCCTCAACTTCTTAAAAAAAACAACGGTTTCAACGGAACGTTTTATTTCAGCTCCCGTCAATGAATTGAGAATACAGTAGCCTGTAATGACTCTGTGTTTTCTTCCAGAGAGCATACTGAGCATTCGGGCTGCCTCTCTGTCATCTTCAGGCTTGCCAAAAACCTTGCCATCGGAAAGAACGATCGTATCAGACCCTATAATCCAGCATTCCTCCCCATGGGAACAGCGGCGGCCTACTTCCCTCGCTTTATCGACAGAGAGCCTTATCACATGTTCTTCAGGCGTTTCACCATGAATCGGTTCTTCAGGAACATTACTCGGCACAACATCAAACTCCAGGCCAACCTGCATAAGGAGTTCACGCCGCCTCGGCGAGGCCGACGCCAGGACAAGCTTAACCCTGGTCATTTACCGTTTCTGCTGCTTCCTGCACCCTTTCGATGAAGCACTTTATTTTTTCATGGTCTTTAATACCCGGTGATATTTCAACACCGCTGCTCACATCCACACCATAGGGTTTGACAAGTTTAATAGCATAAGCCACATTATCGGGATTGAGTCCGCCGGCAAGAATAACTCTCTTGTTGATCCCTATTCTCCTCAATATATCCCAGTCAAACTTTTTCCCCGTTCCTCCGTAGGCCTGGGGCGACCATGCATCGAGCAGAATGGAACTGCAGCTATAGGCCGCAGCGGCGCTCAGCGATTCTTCACTTTTAACACGAATAGCCTTGATAACACGCACCTGAAAGGATTCGGTATAGGGAGGCGCCTCATCGCCATGAAACTGGACAACGTTTATGCCCGTTGTATTGAGAATATCCCATACCCTGCTTTCCGCTTCATTAACGAAAAGGCCGACGGGCGTAATAAAAGGAGGGAGTTGATTTATGATCTCCAGCGCCTTGTCAGGCTCGATGTAACGGGGACTTTTTCTAAAAAAAACGAAGCCCAGCGCATGAGCGCCGCATTCAGCCGCAGCAAGAGCATCTTCAAGTTTTGTTATTCCGCAGATTTTAACTTTAACCATTTGTATACCCTGCTTTTATAGTAGATTGCTGTTGTTGGAGGATTATATCAAATTATTGAATAAATCATAAAAAAATAATGCTTCGACGGGCTCAGCATGACAGGGTTGGGAGCTATTACCAAAAAATGTCACCCTGAACTTGTCGAAGGGTTGTTCGACACCATGCTTTGACAGGCTCAGCATGACAATAAACCTACTCCCCCATAAACTCCCTCAGTTTTACCTCCGGATCCACCTCCCTCATAAAAGCTTCGCCAATAAGAAAGGCATCTGCCCCACCCTCTCTAAGCATCTTTATGTCATCAATGCTGTTTATCCCGCTCTCACTGACAATGATCCTGTCATTAGGTATGATTTTAGCCAGTTCCACCGTAGTTTGAATGTCTGTTTTGAACTTCTTAAGGTCCCTGTTGTTAATGCCTATAATATCAGCTCCCGCATTGAGCGCCTTCTTGAGGTCCTTTTTATCATGCACTTCGACGAGCACATGCATACCGAGTGAACGGCTAAGTTCATAGAGATATTTGAGTTCATCTTCCGGCAGTACGGTGGCAATAAGGAGTACGGCATCGGCACCGTAGATCCTTGCCTCTACAACCTGGTACTCATCAATAATAAAATCCTTTCTAAGGAGGGGAATGTCAACTACCTGCCTGGCCTGGCTTAAGTACTCTATATCACCCTGGAAAAACTTGCTGTCTGTAAGCACCGAGATGGCTGCGGCTCCCGCCTTTTCATAGGCCTCTGCAATTTCGATATGGTCAAAATTTTCCCTGATGACCCCCTTCGATGGCGAGGCTTTTTTAATCTCGGCGATTATCTTTACTCCGTCGCCAGTCAGTGCTTCTTTAAAGTCCTTCGGCTTTTTGACAAACTGGAGCTGCATTTTGAGAATATCGTAGGGGATCTTCTTTTTACGCTCTTCAAGTTCTTGCTTTTTGTAAATGATGATATCATCAAGGTAGGTTTTTCTTATTCTTAGCATTGTAATTTTTAAAAATCCTTTTCTTTCAATCTTGAAAAAAACAGACACTGATTCACAGGAATTAATTTTTTTTAAATTATTTTCATCATGGTTTAAGATACGCTAATCTGTCATTTCGACTGAAGGGAGAAATCTTTTTACTAACGTGACAAAAGAGACCTTAGGATTTTTCCTCGAACCTCGTCGAAATGACAACCTTAAAAATCAGTGTTTATCATAAAATATCTGTATTATCCGGGTTTATTTACCGGTTTGACACTTCCTTAAGCCCTTCCAGCTTTTCCATAGCAGCACCTGAATCAATGGATTCGGCAGCAATAGTCAACCCTTCTTTTATGTCCTTAGCCCCTCCACCAGCCACAATGGCTGCGGCAGCATTGACAATGGCGATATCTCTTTTAGGGCCCTTCTCCCCATTCAATATTCCAAGTGTAATCCCGGCATTGGCTTCAGAATCGCCTCCCTTGAGGTCTTCCATGCTGCAGCGTTCCAAATTGTAATCTTCGGGGATAAAGTTAAAGGTTTTAACATTACCCTCCTTCACTTCCGACACCTTGGTAACCGTCGTGAGCGTTATCTCATCGAGTCCATCCATACCGTGAACGACCATGGCATGTTTGCTACCAAGTTTTGCCAGCACATTGGCGAGGTTGTCCGTCAGGTTTTCATCATAAACACCCATCACCTGTGAATCAGCCTTGGCAGGATTGGTCAGAGGACCGAGAATATTAAAAATGGTCCTGATGGCTATCTCCCGTCTGGGTCCAATAGCATATTTCATAGCGCCATGAAGAAGGGGAGCAAAAAGAAAACCGATACCCACTTGCTGGATACACTCCTCTACCCTGCTAACTTCAGCCTCTACATTAATACCAAGACTTCTAAGTACATCGGCGCTCCCTGATTTACTCGATACGGAACGGTTACCATGTTTGGCCACTTTTATGCCGGCGCCTGCCGCGATAAAAGCAGCCGTTGTTGAAATATTAAAGGAACCCAAACTGTCACCGCCCGTTCCGCAAGTATCTACGATCCTTCCCTCTCCGGCTTCAATATGAAGCGCCTTCTCCCTCATAACCCTGGCAGCGCCCGTTATCTCTTCAATTGTCTCCCCCTTCATCCTCAGCGCCGTAATAAAGCTCCCTATCTGCGCGTCACTGGCCCCACCCGTCATGATTTGTGTCATGACCTTAACCATTTCCTCTTCACTGAGGTTTGTTCCCCCTACGACCTTTGAGATTGCTTCCTGAATCATTTTTATCTCCTCCTGAAAGAATGGGAGACTTTTGACTCCCAGGGAATTCCCTAACATTTTCAATGAAATTTGACAGATTACCATGAGACCTGAATATTGTCAAAAAAGGAATGATTCCGGCTTGAATCAAAGGAGAAATCACTTTAACTGATAAACACTTTATGATACTATTTCATAACAATTTTTACGGAGGTAGATCGTGGCAGGACACAGCAAATGGAGTAACATAAAGAGGAGAAAAGGGGCTGTTGACGCCAAGCGGGGGAAAATCTTTACAAGGCTTGCCAAAGAGATCATTGTTGCGGCAAAGATAGGCGGAGGAGACCCTTCGGGGAATCCGAGACTAAGAACTGCCATTGCCGCGGCCAGGGCAGAAAATATGCCCAAAGACAATATTGAAAAGGCGATTAAAAAGGGAACCGGTGAGCTGGAAAGTGTAAACTACGAGGAATGTACCTACGAGGGCTATGGGCCCGGTGGTGTAGCCATCCTCATTGAAGTCATGACGGACAACAAAAACAGGACGCTGCCTGAAATCCGTTCCACTATGAACAAGAATAGCGGCAATATGGGTGAAAGCGGTTCCGTTGCATGGATGTTTGATCGCAAGGGCCTTATTGCAGTCAATTGCAGCGATACTACGGAAGATGAACTGATGGAAGCAGCCCTTGAAGCGGGCGCAGAAGATATCGTCACCGAAGACGATGTTTTTGAAGTTTATACGGATCAATCGGCCTTTGAAGAGGTCCGGAAAGCCATAGAAGAAGCAAACATCCCTGTCCTTTCAGCAGAAATCACCATGAAGCCGCAAAATACGATCAAGCTGGAAGGCAAAGAAGCGGAACAGATGATTCGCCTTATGGATAAACTGGAAGATCTCGACGATATTCAGAAGGTTCATGCCAACTTCGACATTGCTGATGAAGTCATGGAAGCATTGGAGGCATAAGAAGACTATTGAGAGCTCTCGGCATAGATCCCGGCACGAGGGTCATGGGCTACGGCATTGTTGAAAGTGTGGGCAACAGGCTAAAGCATATCGATAACGGCGCAATCTTTACAAAAACAGAAGACCCGCTTCACTTAAGGCTGAAAACCCTTTACGACGGCATTACGGAAGTCATTGAAAAATACGATCCCAGGGTCCTATCCGTGGAGGAGGTCTTTTTTGCCAAAAATGTAAAGAGCGCTATGAAACTGGGCCATGCCCGGGGTGTGGGCATTCTGGCGGGAGCCAACAGGGGGCTCGATATTTTTGAATATTCAGCGACAGCCATCAAGTCGGCTGTCGTCGGCTATGGCCGGGCAGAGAAAGGGCAGGTCCAGCAGATGGTCAAAATTCTTCTTAATCTCCCCGAAATACCACAGGCTGACGCCGCTGACGCCCTTGCAGCAGCCATTTGCCACATTAACACGGCAGGCACGAACAGTTCCCTCCACGCTTTAAGAAAGGAAAGCAAAAGAAGATGATAGCCCGCCTTTCAGGAAACCTTCTTTACAAATCTGTTGAAAGTCTTACCGTCGATGTGGGAGGCGTCGGTTACGAAGTGCATGCGCCGCTAACTACCTTTTATGCCCTTCCCGATGAAGGCGCCGCCATCAGTCTCCTCATCTATACCTATGTCAAGGAAGATGCCATAAAGCTTTTCGGTTTTCTTACTCAGGCAGAAAAGGAACTCTTTATCAGGTTAATCGGCGTTTCAGGCGTCGGCCCCAAACTTGGCCTTAATATTCTCTCGGGAATGGATACGAAAGACCTGTCCAGAGCCATCAAGAGTGGCGATATCGTCAGGATG
Coding sequences:
- the trpC gene encoding indole-3-glycerol phosphate synthase TrpC produces the protein MLRIRKTYLDDIIIYKKQELEERKKKIPYDILKMQLQFVKKPKDFKEALTGDGVKIIAEIKKASPSKGVIRENFDHIEIAEAYEKAGAAAISVLTDSKFFQGDIEYLSQARQVVDIPLLRKDFIIDEYQVVEARIYGADAVLLIATVLPEDELKYLYELSRSLGMHVLVEVHDKKDLKKALNAGADIIGINNRDLKKFKTDIQTTVELAKIIPNDRIIVSESGINSIDDIKMLREGGADAFLIGEAFMREVDPEVKLREFMGE
- a CDS encoding phosphoribosylanthranilate isomerase, translated to MVKVKICGITKLEDALAAAECGAHALGFVFFRKSPRYIEPDKALEIINQLPPFITPVGLFVNEAESRVWDILNTTGINVVQFHGDEAPPYTESFQVRVIKAIRVKSEESLSAAAAYSCSSILLDAWSPQAYGGTGKKFDWDILRRIGINKRVILAGGLNPDNVAYAIKLVKPYGVDVSSGVEISPGIKDHEKIKCFIERVQEAAETVNDQG
- a CDS encoding Maf family protein; its protein translation is MTRVKLVLASASPRRRELLMQVGLEFDVVPSNVPEEPIHGETPEEHVIRLSVDKAREVGRRCSHGEECWIIGSDTIVLSDGKVFGKPEDDREAARMLSMLSGRKHRVITGYCILNSLTGAEIKRSVETVVFFKKLRPREIVGYVESGEPMDKAGGYAIQGIGSFMVERIEGSYSNVVGLPVCQIVNDLEMAGAVSLFSK
- a CDS encoding YebC/PmpR family DNA-binding transcriptional regulator; the encoded protein is MAGHSKWSNIKRRKGAVDAKRGKIFTRLAKEIIVAAKIGGGDPSGNPRLRTAIAAARAENMPKDNIEKAIKKGTGELESVNYEECTYEGYGPGGVAILIEVMTDNKNRTLPEIRSTMNKNSGNMGESGSVAWMFDRKGLIAVNCSDTTEDELMEAALEAGAEDIVTEDDVFEVYTDQSAFEEVRKAIEEANIPVLSAEITMKPQNTIKLEGKEAEQMIRLMDKLEDLDDIQKVHANFDIADEVMEALEA
- the ruvC gene encoding crossover junction endodeoxyribonuclease RuvC produces the protein MRALGIDPGTRVMGYGIVESVGNRLKHIDNGAIFTKTEDPLHLRLKTLYDGITEVIEKYDPRVLSVEEVFFAKNVKSAMKLGHARGVGILAGANRGLDIFEYSATAIKSAVVGYGRAEKGQVQQMVKILLNLPEIPQADAADALAAAICHINTAGTNSSLHALRKESKRR
- a CDS encoding endonuclease domain-containing protein, which translates into the protein MLPYKKSLKQYSRDLRNNMTDAERLLWSKVRKNQLKGYQFYRQKPIGNYIADFYCPKAKLVIEIDGGQHYLGEGKERDKERDDYMENMGLRILRFSNKEVFENIDGILEVIWEAL
- a CDS encoding YggS family pyridoxal phosphate-dependent enzyme gives rise to the protein MSHIEENLIYVGEKIAKAAERSGRNTDEVHLVAVSKTFDAGYVKEAVKAGQSLFGENRVQEARDKVPLVDEGAQWHMIGRLQKNKAKYIPGLFDMVHSVDSLELAQSLNDAMEKALERGKELKSDLLPVLVQVNIAEEEQKGGTKESETADLVKKISFLPRLKVKGLMIIPPFSDNPENSRPYYKKLKEMRDSIDAMNIPNVEMTHLSMGMSGDYEVAVEEGATFVRVGSAIFGKRDYLE
- the trpD gene encoding anthranilate phosphoribosyltransferase, whose translation is MIQEAISKVVGGTNLSEEEMVKVMTQIMTGGASDAQIGSFITALRMKGETIEEITGAARVMREKALHIEAGEGRIVDTCGTGGDSLGSFNISTTAAFIAAGAGIKVAKHGNRSVSSKSGSADVLRSLGINVEAEVSRVEECIQQVGIGFLFAPLLHGAMKYAIGPRREIAIRTIFNILGPLTNPAKADSQVMGVYDENLTDNLANVLAKLGSKHAMVVHGMDGLDEITLTTVTKVSEVKEGNVKTFNFIPEDYNLERCSMEDLKGGDSEANAGITLGILNGEKGPKRDIAIVNAAAAIVAGGGAKDIKEGLTIAAESIDSGAAMEKLEGLKEVSNR